One Alkaliphilus sp. B6464 genomic window carries:
- a CDS encoding ABC transporter ATP-binding protein, whose product MGIEALNLKVKYGDKEVLKNINFHVADGEVVTIIGPNGSGKSTLIKALSRCLKITEGTIHLDDENIYNMPTKKIARNMAILPQVKSISADITVENLVSYGRYPHLNFGQRLKAEDKNIINWAMEKTGLSNLKGRHVATLSGGERQRAWISMALAQKPKILLLDEPTTYLDISYQLEVLELIKELNKSLQLTVVMVLHDLNQAARYSDNIFVLNEGQICQWGSPSNIIKSNLLKDVFRIESHVYEDEINNCPYFIPYKVL is encoded by the coding sequence ATGGGAATAGAAGCATTGAATCTTAAAGTTAAATACGGTGATAAAGAAGTGTTGAAAAATATTAATTTTCATGTAGCCGATGGAGAAGTAGTCACTATTATTGGACCAAATGGTTCAGGAAAATCCACATTAATAAAAGCATTATCTAGATGTTTAAAAATAACTGAAGGAACAATTCACCTAGATGATGAGAATATTTATAATATGCCAACTAAAAAAATAGCAAGAAATATGGCTATACTTCCACAAGTTAAAAGCATATCTGCTGACATTACAGTGGAAAATCTGGTTTCTTATGGTAGATACCCTCATCTAAATTTTGGACAAAGATTAAAGGCGGAGGATAAAAATATAATAAATTGGGCCATGGAAAAAACTGGGTTATCTAATTTAAAGGGGAGACATGTGGCTACATTATCAGGAGGAGAACGCCAAAGAGCATGGATTTCTATGGCATTGGCTCAAAAACCTAAGATATTACTTCTTGATGAACCAACAACATATTTAGATATTTCATATCAACTTGAAGTACTTGAATTAATAAAAGAATTAAATAAGTCTCTACAATTAACAGTAGTTATGGTTCTACACGATTTAAATCAAGCTGCTAGATATTCTGATAATATTTTTGTCCTAAACGAAGGGCAAATATGCCAATGGGGTAGTCCTAGCAATATAATAAAGTCAAATTTATTAAAAGATGTTTTTAGAATAGAATCTCACGTATACGAGGATGAA